GCGCAGGGCGCGCGGATCGGTGAGCCGGATGGCCGGCGGCGGTTCGCTCATGTTCTAAAGCTAGCTTTAGAAAGAACTCTTTACAAGTTCTGGCTGGGCTAACCGCCGCCGGAATCAGCAGGTCAGGAGGCCGGACCCACCTTGACCGTGGTCAGCTTGCCGCCCTGCGTCTCCCGCACCACCTCGATCCGGGTGTTGGTGTCGGGCACCTTCACCCCCAGCTGCGGGATCGCCGGGTCGCTGTACACCCCGGTGCGGTCGTTGAACACCGGCACCGCCGGCTTGGCCGGAACCGCCGTCGGCACGCCCGCCTTGTGCAGCGTGAACGGGGTGGTCGGCTTGAGCGAGAAGGTCGCGTCGTACGGCTGCGACCGCCCGTTGGTGACCGTGCCGTCCGCGAACCGCTGCGCCTGCGGGCGGGCGTCGACCGGCAGGATCAGGCCGCCGCCGAGGTGGTCGACGGTGTTGTTGTCGCCGTACGCGGTGTCCCACAGCCACACCAGGACACCCTCCTGGTACGGGTAGGTGTCGATCACGTTGGCCTTGCCGGCGACGCCCGAGTAGCCGAAGTTGTACGGGCCGGTCTTCAGGAAGGCGCCGTAGCCGGTGTAGCGGCGGTTCTCCACCAGGTACGCCCGCGGGTGCTGCTTGACCGCGTCCTGGCCCTGGATCACCGAGAAGCCGACCTGGGTCCAGCCGCTGTCGCCGCCGCCCTCCGCGCCGTCGGCCAGCAGCACCGCGCCGCCCGCGGTCAGCGTGACCGCGTCGAGCAGCACGCCCTTGCCGTGGGTGTTGGAGTCCGAGGTGACGTGGAAGCGGACCTGCACGCTGCGGCCCGCGTAGGCGTCGAGCGGGACGTGCAGCCGCCGCCAGGCGTTGGAGGCGCCGGTCAGGCCTGGGGTGAGGGCCGTGGTGTCGCCGATCGGCTGCCCGTCGACGGTGCCGTGCAGCGGCGTCCAGCTCCTGCCGCCGTCGGCCGAGGCCTCCACGGAGAGGAAGTCGTAGTCCTGCTCGATGTCGTACCAGGTCGCCGCGTCCAGTGCGGCCGGCCCGGTGGCGCCGGTCAGGTCCACGGTGCGGGTCAGCGAGGCGTCCATGTTGTCGCCGGTGTCGCTCCACCACTGCCGGCCGCCCTCGAACGGGGTGGCCAGCGAGGTGGTGGTGGTGCTCGGCGGCAGGTGCACCAGGACGGCCTGCGCCTGGTCGGTGTGGTAGCCGCTCACGCCCAGGGTGTGGCTGGAGCGGGTCGCGGCCTGCGCCTCGTCGTAGTCGAGCCAGCCGAGCTGCAGCTTGCTCCACGCGTCCAGGTCGCCCGGGTACTCGCCGGTGGTGTTACGGCCCCGGCCCAGGTACGAGGCGGAGGACATCAGCGACCAGAAGCTCACCGAATTGTCGCCGCCGGTGGTCGGGTAGAGGTCCGGCAGGCCGATGTTGTGGCCGTACTCGTGCGAGAAGAGGCCCACGCCGCTGTTCTCGCCCGCCTGCACGTAGTCGTAGACGTACAGGCCGGAGTCGCCGACCGGTGCGCCGCCGATCCGGTTCCCGGCCGGACCGGTCTGCCCGGTCGGGTCGGGGAAGGTCCAACTGCGGTGCGCCCACAGGGCGTCCGCGCCCTGGGCGCCGCCGCCCCAGGTCTCGTCGACGCCGGCGTGCACCACGATCACGTTGTCGAGGTAGCCGTCCGGCTCGTCGAAGTCGCCGTCCTTGTCGTGGTCGTAGCGGTCCTGGGTGTCGTACTGCGCCAGTTCCGCCTTGACGTCGGCCGCGGACCGGCCCTTGGCGAGCTCGCCGTCGTACCAGGCCTTGGTGGCGTCCCGGACGAACTCCTGGGCCTGGGTCCAGGCGCCGCCGCCCTGCGGGCCCTTGTTGGAGCCGTAGCGGGCCTCGTTCCACGGCACCGTCACCCAGTCGGAGACGGTGCCCTGGATGTCGTAGCGCCCCGAGGACTGGGTGCGGTAGTAGTTGCGCATCGAGTTCGCGCCGGGCGTGTCGTCGAAGAACATCTTCTGGTAGTAGTCGCGGCCGAAGTCGCGCTCCCAGTAGGTGTGCGTGTCGCTCTTGTCCGGCTGCGGGATGGCGTTGTGCTTCGGGCCGGGGGTGCCGCCGTAGCGGGCCTGGCCGTTGTACTGGGTGGTGTCGTCGACCTGGTCGCCGAACTGGGCCAGGATCACGAACACCTTGTCGGTGCGCTGGGTGGCCAGCTGGACGTAGTCGTTGCCGACCTTCACCTTGGCCGGCGCCGACTTGCCGTTCTTGGCGACCGTGCCCTGGTTGACCTGCTCCAGGGCCTGCGCCTTGAGCGCCTGCCGGGCCTTCTCCTGCGGCGGCAGCGGCGACGGCGGGGCCTCCTGGCCGTCCGCGGCCTGCTGCACCGTCAACTCCGGTGCGGCGGTGGACGGCTGGGCGAACGCCGGGACGGCGGTCAGTGCTATCGCACTGGTCGTCAGCGCAGCCATGAGGGCTGTGGGGAGTCTGCGCAAGTGACCCGCTCCTTAAGCGGTGAACAACGGGAATGGTCGGTAATATTTCACATGTCATCCATTACAGGGAAGGGGTCGCACCCAACTCCCTTCTCAGGAAGTCGAGTTCCACCGCGGCCACCTGCTCCAGCACCCCGTTCGGCGTCATGTGGCTCACCCCCGGCAGCGGCAGCACGCTGTGCGGGCGGCCCGCCCGGGTCAGGGCCTCGGACAGCAGCAGGGTGTGCGAGGGGTGCACGTTGTCGTCCGCCAGCCCGTGGATCAGCAGCAGCGGGCGGCTCAGCCCCGGCGCGTCGTCCACCAGGCAGTCCGCCGCGTACCCCTCCGGGTTGTCCTGCGGCAGCCCCAAGTACCGCTCCGTGTAGGCCGTGTCGTACAGCCGGAAGTCGGTCGGCGGAGCGCCCGCGCTGGCCGCGTGGAACACGTCCGGGCGGCGCAGCACCGCCAGCGCGGCGAAGTACCCGCCGTAGGACCAGCCGCGCACCCCGACCCGCTGCAGGTCCAGGTCCGGGTGCTCGGCGCCGAGCGCCCGCAGCGCCGCCACCTGGTCGTCCAGTGCGACCTGGGAGAAGCGGCGGAAGATCGCCCGGGTGAAGTCCGGCGAGACGAACGGGGTGCCGCGGTTGTCCACCGTCACCACCGCGAAGCCCTGGTCGGCCCACCACTGCTTGGGCTGCCAGCGGCGCGGCTCGTTGGCGACCACCTGGGCGCCCGGGCCGCCGTACACGTCCAGCAGCACCGGCAGCCGGCGGCCGGCCAGGTGCCCGCGCGGGTACAGCACCGCGGTGGGCAGGCCGTGTTCGGTCACCCGGGCCAGCAACGGGCGTGGGCGGTACGGCAGTTCGGCCGCCAGGTCGGGGAAGGCGGTGTGTCCCGCGGCGGTCCGCAGCTCGCGGCGGATGCCGTCCGGGGTGGCCGAGGTGAGCAGCAGCACGCCCTCGCCGTGCGCGGCCACCGCGTGCACGCCCGGGCCCTCGGTGAGCTTCTCCGGCGCGCCGGTGTCCGGGTCGAGCAGGAACACGTGCTGGTCGGCCGGGTCGCCGTCGCCGGCCTCGATCAGCAGCCGGCCGTCCCGCCAGGGGCCGACCACCCGGCGCACCTGCAGCCGCTCGTCGGTGAGGATCTTCCCGTCCAGGGCCACGCCGCGGGCCGCCGGGGTGTCCGCGGAGGTCAGCACCCGGCCGTCGGCCAGCCGCAGCGGCGTGCCCGGCAGCGGGTCCACCCAGAACTCGTCGACGGTGCGCGAGAGTTCACGCGTTGCGCCGGTCGCCGGGTCGGCGCTCAGCAGCAGCACGTTCTGCTGCAGCCGGTCCGCGACGGTCAGCAGCAGCTCGCCCTCGCCGGCCCAGTCCGCCGCCGTCAGGTAGGGGTAGGCGTGCTCGTCCCAGCGCAGTCGGACCCGGCCGCCGTCCAGCCGCAGCACCCACAGCTGGACGTCCGCGTTCGGGCCGCCGGCCTGCGGGTAGGCGAAGGACTCCGGGGCCCGCTCCGGGTGCGCCGGGTCGGCGAAGTGCCGCAGCGGCAGGGCGGACTCGTCCACCCGGGCGGCCAGCAGCGCGGTCCCGTCCGGCGACCACCAGTGGCCGCGGGTGCGGCCCAGCTCCTCCTGTGCGGCGAACTCGGCCACGCCCCACAGTGCGCCGTCCGCGGGGCTGAGCCGCCCGCCCGGGGTCAGGTGCAGCGCGCCGTCCGCCACGTACGCCACCGTCGTGCCGTCCTGGTTCGGGCGGGGGTCGAACGCGGGTCCGGCGAGCGGGAGTTCGGTGCAGGCGCCGGTCGCGGTGTCGCAGCGGAAGACCCGGCCGTCCAGCGCGAACACCGCGGTGGCCAGGTCCGCGGTGGCGGCGAACGAGCCGATACCGGGCGCCCACAGCCGGATCCGCTCGCGCAACCGGCGCTCCAGCGGCGGGAGTTCGGAGGTCTCGCCGGTGCGGTGCGGGTCGATCGCCGCCGGGTCGGCGACCATCCGCTGCTGCCCGCTCGCCAGGTCGTGCAGCCAGAGGCGCTCCACCGGGTCGGTCGGACCGGTGGAGCGCAGGAACAGGGCGCGGGTCGCGTCGGCCGCGAGGGTGACGGCGCGGGGCGAACCGTAGCTGAAGCGGCCGGTGGCGGCGCTCAGCGCGAGGTAGGGGTCGGTGTGAGTCACCCGCCGATGGTTGCCGTGCCGGGGTCGGTTCGGCTAGAAGTATGCAGTGTGAAATGTCACACAGCATGGAGAGGGTGGCAATGACGAATCCGGGGAACCAGGCGGCCGCACCCGCGCCGCTGAGCGGCAGCAGCACGCTGTTCGGCCTCGACCCGGGCATCGCGCACCTCAACCACGGCTCCTACGGGGCCGTGCCGGTACCGGTCCAGCGCCTGCAGGCGAAGCTCCGCGCCGAACTGGAACGCGACCCCGACAACTTCTTCCAGGACGCCCCCGACCGGATCGGCCGGGCCCGCGCCGAGATCGCCGCCGCCCTCGGCGGCCACCCCGACCGGCTCGCCCTGATCACCAACGTCACCGAGGGCGTCGCCGTCGCACTGGACTCCGTCCCGCTCGCCGAGGGCGACCGGATCCTGGTCACCGACCACGGCTACGGCGTGGTCACCCGGGCCGCCGAACGGCGCGCCGCGGAGAGCGGCGCCCGCGTCCACTGCATCCGGATCTCCCCGCACACCCCCGACGAACAGGCCGTCGCCGAACGGGTGCTGGCCGCCGTCACACCGCGCACCAGGGTCGCCGTCCTCGACCTGGTCAGCTCGCCCACCGCCCGCGCCGTCGCCACCCCCGCGCTGCTCGCCGACCTGCGCGCCCGCGGCGTCACCACCGTGGTCGACGCCGCGCACGCGCCCGGCGCCCTCCCCGTCGACCTCGGCGGCGCCGCCGGCGGCGCCGACTTCTGGGTCGGCAACCTGCACAAGTGGGCGTTCGCCCCGCGCGCCGCCGGCGTGCTCGCGGTCGACCGCCCGTGGCGCCCCCGGGTCCGCCCGCTGACGTTCTCCTGGGAGCACGACCGCGGCTTCCCCTGGCGGGTCGAATGGCGCGGGACCTTCGACTACACGCCCTGGCTGGCCGCCCCCGCCGGCTTCGCGCTGCTGGACCGCATCGGCGCCGACCAGCTCCGCGCGCACAACGACCGGCTGGCCGCCCACGGCCAACAGCTGCTGGTCGAACGGGCCGGCCTGCGGGCCCTCCCCGCCCTCCCCGGCCTCGGCATGCGCACCGTCCGCCTCCCACCCGGGGTCGCCGAGCACGAGCACGCCGCCAAGGCCCTGATGGTCGCCGTCCGCCGCACCCTCGCCACCCGGATCGCCGTCCGACCCTGGCAGGGCGGCGGCATCCTCCGGATCAGCGCCCAGCTCTACAACCGCCCCGAGGAGTACCTCCGCCTCGCCGACGGCCTGGCGAAACTGATCACCCGTTAGCCGCGGCGGCGGGGGTCTGCGCCGCCAGGTTGAGCGCGATGTCGATGATCATGTCCTCCTGGCCGCCGACCAGGCGGCGGCACTCCACCAGGATGCCGATCTCGGTCGCGGGCGTCGACGGGGCCTTCATCGCCTCCCGGGCCGACCCCGGCCGCAGCGTCGCCGCCCGGACGGCGAGGCCGCCGTCGCCCGCCACAAGGACCGTGCGGCCCACAGGAGTTGAGCAAAGAAGTACTCCCGCCGCCACCTTCGGGGTGACAACGGGAGTGTGTCGGCTCCGCGGCCCGGCTAGCGCGTGGCGCGGAGCTCCTCCAGCAGCATGCCCTGGTCGGCGAGCAGCTCGGTGAGGATGCGCCGCGCGGTCCGCAGCAGTTCGGCGACGTCGGCGCCGGCCAGCGCGTAGACCACGGTGGACCCTTCGCGGGTCGCGGTGACCAGGCCGGAGCGGCGGAGGATGGCGAGCTGCTGGGACAGGCTGGACGGTTCGATGTCCAGTTCCGGCAGCAGGTCGCGGACGGGCGTGGGCCCGGCCTGGAGCAGTTCGAGCACCCGGATTCGGACCGGGTGCCCGAGCATGCGGAAGAACTCGGCCTTGGCCTGGTACAGCGGTACGGGCATGCTTCCTCCCCTTCCCGGCGGCCTGCGGGCCGCCGTCCCGCGCTCAGACCTCCAGCGTCGACTCGATCCGCTTCAACTGGTGCCGGGCCATCGCCAGGTTGGAGCGGCTGCGGTTGAGCGCGAGGTACAGGAACAGGCCGCGGCCGCTGGACGTGGTGAGCGGCCGGATCAGGTGGTACTGCCCGGTCAGCGTGACCAGGATGTCCTCGATGCCGTCCTCGTGGAGGTTGAGCATTTCCATCGCCCGCATCTTCGCACGGACCAGATCGGTGTTGGCGGCCGCCGCCACGTTCAGATCGATCTCGCCGCCGTCGCCGAGCGTGCCCAGCGCCATGCCACTGCCGTAGTCCACCAGGGCCACGCCGATGGCTCCCTCAATGGTCATGGCTTCCTTGAGCGAGGTCTCCAGATTGGCCATCGCCTGTTCTCCTGTCCTGCCGGGGTCGGTGGCACGACTGTAGGAACGAGATCGCACGACATCCGACTGTTGATCGGAATCCTTCGATGCTGTCCAGGTTCTGATCGCGGAGCGCCGTTCTGGCGATCGGTTGAAGACATTTGCAACTCAGGATGTGAGCAGTTCGCTCGAACGTGATTTCTGCGGCCGCCGCCGGGGAACGGTGCGCACACGTGACGGGGCCCGGGAGCGGTATCCAGCTCCCGGGCCCCTGAGGTGCCACCCAATTGCTCTGCGCCGGCACGTTTAAGGTCGAGGGTCACTCTCACGACGTCGTGCTTTGCCATTGAAGCTACCGCGCCACGGGAGAGGCGCAGGCGGGAGTCGAACCCGCATCCGACGTTCACGGCCCTCGACCGGTCGATCCGGCGCTCGGCGGCGAATGCTGAGACTTGAGCGAGAGTCTGAGATTGACGGGGCTGCCTCTGCCGCTTGGGCTACCCCGGCACGTGGTGCCGGGGGAGGG
The DNA window shown above is from Streptomyces sp. TLI_171 and carries:
- a CDS encoding immune inhibitor A domain-containing protein, which encodes MAALTTSAIALTAVPAFAQPSTAAPELTVQQAADGQEAPPSPLPPQEKARQALKAQALEQVNQGTVAKNGKSAPAKVKVGNDYVQLATQRTDKVFVILAQFGDQVDDTTQYNGQARYGGTPGPKHNAIPQPDKSDTHTYWERDFGRDYYQKMFFDDTPGANSMRNYYRTQSSGRYDIQGTVSDWVTVPWNEARYGSNKGPQGGGAWTQAQEFVRDATKAWYDGELAKGRSAADVKAELAQYDTQDRYDHDKDGDFDEPDGYLDNVIVVHAGVDETWGGGAQGADALWAHRSWTFPDPTGQTGPAGNRIGGAPVGDSGLYVYDYVQAGENSGVGLFSHEYGHNIGLPDLYPTTGGDNSVSFWSLMSSASYLGRGRNTTGEYPGDLDAWSKLQLGWLDYDEAQAATRSSHTLGVSGYHTDQAQAVLVHLPPSTTTTSLATPFEGGRQWWSDTGDNMDASLTRTVDLTGATGPAALDAATWYDIEQDYDFLSVEASADGGRSWTPLHGTVDGQPIGDTTALTPGLTGASNAWRRLHVPLDAYAGRSVQVRFHVTSDSNTHGKGVLLDAVTLTAGGAVLLADGAEGGGDSGWTQVGFSVIQGQDAVKQHPRAYLVENRRYTGYGAFLKTGPYNFGYSGVAGKANVIDTYPYQEGVLVWLWDTAYGDNNTVDHLGGGLILPVDARPQAQRFADGTVTNGRSQPYDATFSLKPTTPFTLHKAGVPTAVPAKPAVPVFNDRTGVYSDPAIPQLGVKVPDTNTRIEVVRETQGGKLTTVKVGPAS
- a CDS encoding aminotransferase class V-fold PLP-dependent enzyme translates to MTNPGNQAAAPAPLSGSSTLFGLDPGIAHLNHGSYGAVPVPVQRLQAKLRAELERDPDNFFQDAPDRIGRARAEIAAALGGHPDRLALITNVTEGVAVALDSVPLAEGDRILVTDHGYGVVTRAAERRAAESGARVHCIRISPHTPDEQAVAERVLAAVTPRTRVAVLDLVSSPTARAVATPALLADLRARGVTTVVDAAHAPGALPVDLGGAAGGADFWVGNLHKWAFAPRAAGVLAVDRPWRPRVRPLTFSWEHDRGFPWRVEWRGTFDYTPWLAAPAGFALLDRIGADQLRAHNDRLAAHGQQLLVERAGLRALPALPGLGMRTVRLPPGVAEHEHAAKALMVAVRRTLATRIAVRPWQGGGILRISAQLYNRPEEYLRLADGLAKLITR
- a CDS encoding prolyl oligopeptidase family serine peptidase, which encodes MTHTDPYLALSAATGRFSYGSPRAVTLAADATRALFLRSTGPTDPVERLWLHDLASGQQRMVADPAAIDPHRTGETSELPPLERRLRERIRLWAPGIGSFAATADLATAVFALDGRVFRCDTATGACTELPLAGPAFDPRPNQDGTTVAYVADGALHLTPGGRLSPADGALWGVAEFAAQEELGRTRGHWWSPDGTALLAARVDESALPLRHFADPAHPERAPESFAYPQAGGPNADVQLWVLRLDGGRVRLRWDEHAYPYLTAADWAGEGELLLTVADRLQQNVLLLSADPATGATRELSRTVDEFWVDPLPGTPLRLADGRVLTSADTPAARGVALDGKILTDERLQVRRVVGPWRDGRLLIEAGDGDPADQHVFLLDPDTGAPEKLTEGPGVHAVAAHGEGVLLLTSATPDGIRRELRTAAGHTAFPDLAAELPYRPRPLLARVTEHGLPTAVLYPRGHLAGRRLPVLLDVYGGPGAQVVANEPRRWQPKQWWADQGFAVVTVDNRGTPFVSPDFTRAIFRRFSQVALDDQVAALRALGAEHPDLDLQRVGVRGWSYGGYFAALAVLRRPDVFHAASAGAPPTDFRLYDTAYTERYLGLPQDNPEGYAADCLVDDAPGLSRPLLLIHGLADDNVHPSHTLLLSEALTRAGRPHSVLPLPGVSHMTPNGVLEQVAAVELDFLRRELGATPSL
- a CDS encoding helix-turn-helix transcriptional regulator, which encodes MPVPLYQAKAEFFRMLGHPVRIRVLELLQAGPTPVRDLLPELDIEPSSLSQQLAILRRSGLVTATREGSTVVYALAGADVAELLRTARRILTELLADQGMLLEELRATR